In Neisseria dentiae, one DNA window encodes the following:
- the azu gene encoding azurin, whose product MKIYLALISAAALTLSACSQEPAAPAASAPAGSAASAEASAASSPAASDAAPAAASSADTACQTVIEAGDDMKYNKTEINISKSCKEYTITLKHMGTMPKAAMGHDLVIAKSEDVDGVAKDGATAGAENDFIKAGDERIIAHTKLIGGGEEVTVKVDTGKFSAGNKYEFFCTFPGHLAMMRGTVNLVD is encoded by the coding sequence ATGAAAATTTATTTAGCTTTAATTTCTGCTGCTGCTTTAACTTTGTCGGCCTGTTCGCAAGAGCCGGCCGCGCCCGCCGCATCTGCTCCGGCCGGTTCGGCCGCTTCCGCCGAAGCGTCTGCGGCATCTTCACCGGCTGCATCTGATGCTGCGCCTGCCGCAGCTTCTTCTGCCGACACGGCCTGTCAAACGGTGATTGAGGCCGGCGACGATATGAAATACAACAAAACCGAAATCAACATCAGCAAAAGCTGCAAGGAATACACCATCACCCTGAAGCATATGGGCACCATGCCCAAAGCGGCCATGGGGCATGACCTTGTGATTGCGAAATCCGAAGATGTGGACGGCGTGGCCAAAGACGGTGCAACCGCAGGCGCTGAAAACGACTTCATCAAAGCAGGCGACGAGCGCATTATTGCCCACACCAAGCTGATCGGCGGCGGCGAAGAGGTCACGGTTAAAGTGGACACCGGCAAATTTTCAGCCGGCAACAAATATGAGTTTTTCTGCACCTTCCCCGGCCATTTGGCGATGATGCGCGGCACGGTGAACTTGGTTGATTAA
- a CDS encoding class I SAM-dependent methyltransferase codes for MLLNNILPFTHDLLRRSIRPSESVLDGTAGNGHDTLLLAECVGAEGKVWAFDVQRQALVQTAARLADAGIQAQVEYVCAGHETLAEYIGEPLAAAVFNFGWLPGGDKTLTTQADTSIRALNAALALLKPGGLLAAVLYPGHDAGYREANAVEAWAADLPQRQYAVLKYGFINRKNRPPYLLAVEKLQTGV; via the coding sequence ATGCTGTTAAACAATATTCTGCCTTTCACCCACGATTTGCTGCGCCGCAGTATCCGCCCCAGCGAAAGCGTGCTCGACGGAACCGCCGGCAACGGCCACGATACCTTGCTGCTGGCCGAGTGCGTCGGTGCGGAAGGCAAAGTGTGGGCGTTTGACGTGCAGCGGCAGGCATTGGTGCAAACCGCCGCCCGCTTGGCGGATGCCGGCATACAGGCGCAGGTGGAGTATGTGTGTGCGGGGCATGAAACATTGGCGGAATATATCGGCGAACCGTTGGCGGCGGCGGTGTTTAATTTCGGCTGGCTGCCCGGCGGCGATAAAACGTTAACCACCCAAGCCGACACCAGCATACGCGCCTTGAATGCCGCATTGGCGCTGTTGAAGCCGGGCGGCTTGCTGGCGGCGGTGCTCTATCCCGGCCACGATGCCGGATATAGAGAGGCAAATGCCGTGGAAGCATGGGCGGCAGATTTGCCACAACGGCAATATGCCGTGTTGAAATACGGTTTTATCAACCGCAAAAACCGGCCGCCTTATTTGTTGGCGGTCGAAAAATTGCAGACCGGAGTGTGA
- the hfq gene encoding RNA chaperone Hfq, which produces MTAKGQMLQDPFLNALRKEHVPVSIYLVNGIKLQGQVESFDQYVVLLRNTSVTQMVYKHAISTIVPARAVSLQHEHKQSQAAAPVQVETQQAAE; this is translated from the coding sequence ATGACCGCTAAAGGGCAAATGTTACAAGATCCTTTTTTGAACGCTTTGCGTAAAGAGCACGTGCCGGTTTCCATTTATCTGGTAAACGGCATCAAACTTCAGGGGCAGGTTGAATCGTTCGACCAATATGTTGTGTTGTTGCGCAACACCTCGGTAACGCAAATGGTTTACAAACACGCCATTTCCACCATTGTTCCGGCACGCGCGGTGAGCTTGCAGCACGAACACAAACAATCTCAGGCCGCAGCCCCCGTTCAAGTGGAAACCCAACAGGCTGCCGAATAA
- a CDS encoding zinc-dependent alcohol dehydrogenase family protein produces the protein MKAMAYYGAGDIRFEEKPKPQIIDPTDAVVKIVKTTICGTDLGIWKGKNPEIEPGRILGHEGIGIVEEVGSAVKNIKKGDKVIISCVSKCCTCDNCKVQLYSHCRNGGWILGYMIDGTQAEYVRTPYADNSLIPLPDNVNEEVALLLSDALPTAHEIGVQYGDVKPGDTVFIAGAGPVGMSALLTAQLYSPSVLIVCDMDENRLKLAKELGATHTINPASGDVAKQVIDIVGEDGVDVAIEAVGIPATWNMCQDIVKPGGNLAVVGVHGVPVDFKLEKLWIKNLTITTGLVNANTTEMLMKAISASSVDYTKMLTHRFKFSELEKAYDVFKHAAENGAMKVVLVAD, from the coding sequence ATGAAAGCAATGGCTTATTACGGCGCGGGCGACATCCGTTTTGAAGAAAAACCCAAACCGCAAATCATCGACCCCACCGATGCAGTGGTGAAAATCGTGAAAACCACTATTTGCGGCACCGACTTGGGCATTTGGAAAGGCAAAAATCCCGAAATCGAACCGGGGCGCATTCTCGGCCACGAAGGCATCGGCATCGTTGAAGAAGTGGGTTCGGCGGTAAAAAATATTAAAAAAGGCGACAAAGTTATCATTTCGTGCGTGAGCAAATGCTGCACCTGCGACAACTGTAAAGTCCAGCTGTATTCGCACTGCCGCAACGGCGGCTGGATTCTCGGCTATATGATCGACGGCACGCAGGCAGAATATGTGCGCACGCCTTATGCCGACAACAGCCTGATCCCGCTGCCCGATAATGTGAACGAAGAAGTGGCGCTGCTGTTGAGCGATGCGTTGCCCACCGCCCACGAAATCGGCGTGCAATACGGCGATGTGAAGCCGGGCGACACCGTATTTATCGCCGGCGCAGGCCCCGTGGGTATGTCTGCATTATTGACCGCGCAGTTATACAGCCCCTCGGTGCTGATTGTGTGCGATATGGACGAAAACCGCCTGAAACTGGCTAAAGAATTGGGTGCCACCCACACCATCAACCCGGCCTCCGGAGATGTGGCCAAACAGGTTATCGATATCGTCGGCGAAGACGGAGTGGATGTAGCTATCGAAGCGGTGGGCATTCCCGCTACCTGGAATATGTGCCAAGATATTGTGAAACCCGGCGGTAATCTGGCTGTGGTGGGCGTGCACGGAGTGCCGGTTGATTTCAAACTGGAAAAACTGTGGATCAAAAACCTCACCATCACCACCGGTTTGGTTAACGCCAACACCACCGAAATGCTGATGAAAGCGATTTCGGCCAGTTCGGTGGACTATACCAAAATGCTCACCCACCGTTTTAAATTCAGCGAGCTGGAAAAGGCCTATGATGTGTTCAAACACGCTGCCGAAAACGGCGCGATGAAAGTGGTGCTGGTTGCAGACTAA